In Desulfuribacillus stibiiarsenatis, a genomic segment contains:
- a CDS encoding MarR family winged helix-turn-helix transcriptional regulator — translation MDQHKIIDSCDRLETAMLESMRILSKITDQLEPGLTGEQFYLLRMIHKKQRTTSTQLANIFGVKPSAITVMVERLYNQGFICRDRDESDRRVIFLHLSEKGKQVVMQCEEKRLEMITTFLSELEDGELESLVRVSEKLATIIKKHQEE, via the coding sequence ATGGACCAACACAAAATTATCGATTCCTGTGATCGACTTGAGACGGCGATGCTTGAATCCATGAGGATATTATCAAAAATTACAGATCAGTTAGAACCTGGACTTACCGGGGAGCAATTCTATCTGCTAAGAATGATTCATAAGAAACAGCGCACTACCAGTACGCAATTGGCAAACATATTTGGGGTAAAACCAAGTGCAATTACTGTCATGGTCGAACGTTTGTATAATCAAGGATTCATATGTAGAGACCGTGATGAAAGTGATAGAAGAGTAATTTTCTTACACCTTTCGGAAAAAGGGAAACAAGTTGTAATGCAGTGTGAGGAGAAACGATTAGAAATGATTACGACTTTCTTATCGGAATTAGAAGACGGTGAATTAGAAAGCTTAGTACGGGTATCAGAGAAACTTGCAACAATTATTAAAAAACATCAGGAGGAATAA
- a CDS encoding S-layer homology domain-containing protein has protein sequence MKKLLKRVISLLLIFLMVTNVISQFSPDWRVQTYATSSDIITTVAGTDTQGYFGDDAPAINANLNSPHGVAVDSQGNLYIADTYNHRIRKVSATDGVISTVVGTGTSGYSGDGEAATLANLSSPNGVALDSSGNLYIADTMNHVIRKVATDGKISTVAGTNTGDDLDDYYGGYSGDGGLATSAELRAPRGLAVDNLSNLYIADSSNNRIRKVSATDGVITTVAGTGSYSYSGDGGLANQAGLNFPRGVAVDSHGNLYIADRSNHRIRKVSATDGVITTVAGTGTPDYSGDGEAATSANLKSPHGVAVDSHGNLYIADTENNRIRKVSAADGVISTVAGTGIYGYSGDEGTATLAQFRSIYGVIVDSNGNLYITDSNNNRIRKVTVPTVSVTGVTVDPSTLTLIEGGAPVSLTATVSPIDATNKGVVWSSSNTAIATVSSSGEVTPVGVGTATITVTTQDGSNTGTVEVTVNALVNAETPTIVTQPIGTTVNEGATSPVLSVVASVSDGGTLSYQWNSNSTNSTIGGTIITGATSASYSAPTSTVGTMYYYVVVTNTKSGVNGTTTETASNVVAVVVSPTLPAYTVTYNGNGNTGGSVPIDSELYEQGAPVTVQSNNGSLAKTGYTFAGWNTAADGSGTNYVAGATFPIGTANVTLYAKWTAIPSSSGSGGSVTPSQTGSQVTTIPAPQVITVPVQTGNVGSGSTVSETPITRTIDPEGKVKDEVTLNQEKMKDTVQSIIEANQSTARIMIQDTKDEVGQVNINVPKEATKEIGDKNINLEIFTENVRIIIPHGSMDNFLNDLFFRVIPIKEESQRKEVESRARVEQIVKEVANNDNIAVISRPMTIETNMQGRPTTLVLPLRDLEVPTNDAERSKFLNELFIFIEHSDGEKRLEKGKNVEYKEGQLGIEFGVNKFSTFTILHLEGFAQNFHQAYIKGFTDGSFKPNEQITRTQMALMLARILGYDETQKATKAPFRDVSVAHPTSGAIACMQEKGLMTGDDNGNFNPSEQITRAQMAVVVARYKQLSIKEQTINNNAFSDIIGHWAIKEIAANKDAGIITGFTDGTFRPQSALTRAQAVKIINRMFDRGPLFGVATPRFKDVPATHWAFEEIEEAAQDHFFTSRAEGGENLVK, from the coding sequence ATGAAAAAACTGTTAAAGAGGGTCATTTCCCTCCTGCTAATCTTTTTGATGGTTACGAATGTAATTTCGCAATTTTCTCCTGATTGGAGAGTTCAAACATATGCAACAAGCAGCGATATCATTACTACTGTGGCTGGGACGGATACCCAGGGTTATTTTGGGGACGATGCTCCGGCAATAAATGCAAATTTAAATTCCCCACATGGAGTAGCAGTAGACAGCCAAGGAAATCTGTATATAGCGGATACTTATAACCATCGAATACGGAAAGTATCAGCAACAGACGGTGTGATTAGTACAGTGGTCGGAACGGGCACCTCGGGTTATTCTGGGGACGGAGAAGCGGCAACATTGGCTAATTTAAGCTCCCCAAATGGAGTAGCGTTGGACAGCAGTGGAAATCTGTATATAGCGGATACTATGAACCATGTAATACGGAAAGTAGCAACAGACGGTAAAATTAGTACAGTCGCGGGAACAAATACTGGAGACGATTTGGATGACTATTATGGCGGCTATTCGGGAGATGGAGGATTGGCGACTTCAGCTGAATTGCGAGCTCCAAGAGGACTGGCGGTAGATAACCTTAGTAATCTTTACATCGCAGATTCATCTAACAATCGAATACGGAAAGTATCAGCAACAGACGGTGTGATTACTACTGTGGCCGGAACGGGTAGTTATAGCTATTCGGGAGATGGAGGATTGGCAAATCAAGCGGGTTTGAATTTCCCAAGAGGAGTAGCGGTAGACAGCCATGGGAATCTTTACATCGCAGATAGAAGTAACCATCGAATACGGAAAGTATCAGCAACAGACGGTGTGATTACTACGGTGGCGGGAACTGGCACCCCGGATTATTCTGGGGACGGAGAAGCGGCAACTTCGGCAAATTTAAAATCCCCACATGGAGTAGCGGTAGACAGCCATGGAAATCTTTATATCGCAGATACAGAAAACAATCGAATACGTAAAGTATCAGCAGCAGACGGTGTGATTAGTACTGTGGCGGGAACGGGTATTTATGGCTATTCAGGAGATGAAGGAACGGCGACGTTGGCACAATTCAGAAGCATATATGGAGTGATAGTTGACAGTAATGGGAATTTGTATATAACGGATTCTAATAACAACCGAATACGAAAGGTAACGGTACCTACGGTATCCGTTACAGGAGTCACGGTCGATCCAAGCACGTTAACTTTGATTGAAGGGGGAGCCCCAGTTTCCCTGACAGCTACAGTATCACCAATTGATGCAACAAATAAGGGTGTGGTATGGAGCAGTTCAAATACGGCAATAGCAACGGTGAGTAGCAGTGGCGAAGTAACGCCGGTTGGAGTAGGAACAGCAACGATTACTGTCACAACACAAGATGGAAGCAACACTGGTACTGTAGAAGTAACGGTGAATGCATTAGTGAATGCCGAAACGCCGACAATAGTCACACAACCAATAGGAACAACAGTAAACGAAGGAGCAACGAGCCCAGTATTAAGTGTCGTGGCAAGTGTAAGTGATGGAGGTACGTTAAGTTACCAGTGGAATAGCAATAGCACAAACAGTACTATTGGAGGAACAATAATTACGGGAGCGACAAGTGCGAGTTACAGTGCGCCAACATCGACAGTGGGAACAATGTATTACTATGTAGTAGTGACAAATACGAAAAGTGGAGTTAATGGAACGACGACAGAGACAGCATCAAATGTAGTGGCAGTGGTTGTGAGTCCTACTCTTCCAGCCTATACCGTAACCTACAATGGCAATGGGAACACAGGAGGAAGTGTCCCAATCGATAGTGAATTGTACGAGCAAGGAGCGCCGGTAACAGTACAAAGCAACAATGGAAGTTTAGCGAAAACCGGTTACACGTTTGCTGGGTGGAACACAGCAGCAGATGGAAGCGGAACGAATTATGTTGCCGGAGCAACATTCCCAATAGGAACAGCAAACGTAACGCTCTATGCGAAGTGGACTGCAATTCCATCTAGTAGTGGAAGTGGTGGCAGTGTTACGCCTAGTCAAACTGGTTCTCAAGTAACTACGATACCTGCTCCACAAGTGATTACTGTACCTGTTCAAACAGGTAATGTAGGTTCCGGTTCAACTGTTTCGGAAACGCCAATTACTCGCACGATAGATCCAGAAGGTAAGGTAAAGGACGAAGTTACATTAAATCAAGAAAAAATGAAGGATACGGTTCAAAGCATTATCGAAGCAAATCAATCAACAGCACGAATTATGATACAAGATACCAAAGATGAAGTGGGTCAAGTTAATATTAACGTACCAAAAGAAGCAACGAAAGAAATCGGCGATAAAAATATCAATCTTGAAATTTTTACTGAAAATGTGAGAATTATCATTCCACATGGGTCGATGGATAATTTCTTAAATGACCTATTCTTCCGTGTCATTCCGATTAAAGAAGAATCACAACGCAAAGAAGTGGAAAGTCGTGCAAGAGTGGAGCAAATCGTAAAAGAAGTTGCAAATAATGATAACATTGCAGTTATTTCAAGACCGATGACGATTGAGACGAACATGCAAGGCAGACCAACTACTCTAGTATTACCATTACGTGATCTCGAGGTACCAACTAATGATGCAGAACGATCCAAATTCTTAAATGAACTCTTTATTTTCATAGAGCATAGTGATGGTGAAAAACGTCTAGAAAAAGGGAAAAATGTTGAATACAAAGAGGGTCAGTTAGGTATAGAGTTTGGGGTAAACAAATTCAGTACGTTTACGATTCTCCATTTGGAAGGCTTTGCACAAAACTTCCATCAAGCATATATTAAAGGTTTCACGGATGGTTCGTTTAAGCCAAATGAACAGATTACAAGGACTCAAATGGCGTTAATGCTAGCTCGAATCTTAGGCTATGATGAAACACAAAAAGCTACAAAAGCACCATTTAGAGATGTATCAGTGGCTCATCCGACATCAGGTGCCATTGCATGTATGCAAGAAAAAGGGTTAATGACAGGGGACGATAATGGTAACTTCAACCCTTCTGAACAAATTACAAGAGCTCAAATGGCAGTAGTTGTGGCGCGCTATAAACAACTTTCTATAAAAGAACAAACAATAAACAATAACGCATTTAGTGATATAATCGGTCATTGGGCTATAAAAGAAATTGCAGCTAATAAAGATGCAGGAATAATTACTGGTTTTACAGACGGAACCTTCCGTCCGCAAAGCGCCTTAACTCGTGCACAGGCTGTTAAAATAATTAACCGTATGTTTGACCGAGGTCCGTTATTTGGAGTTGCAACACCAAGATTCAAGGATGTTCCAGCAACACACTGGGCATTTGAAGAAATTGAAGAAGCTGCACAAGACCATTTTTTCACATCAAGGGCTGAGGGTGGAGAAAATCTAGTAAAGTAA